The following proteins are encoded in a genomic region of Hyla sarda isolate aHylSar1 chromosome 3, aHylSar1.hap1, whole genome shotgun sequence:
- the PTRHD1 gene encoding putative peptidyl-tRNA hydrolase PTRHD1: protein MAALVQYVVLRKDLQSGLGWPLGALVAQACHAATAIIHLHYKHQQTQEYLQELDSMHKVVLEVPDEVTLTGLAETLKAANIDHKLWIEQPENIPTCIALRPYPKEEVHRYLKKFKLLK from the exons ATGGCAGCGCTGGTGCAGTATGTGGTGCTCCGCAAAGACCTGCAGTCCGGCCTCGGGTGGCCTCTGGGAGCTCTGGTGGCTCAGGCCTGTCATGCTGCAACTGCTATAATCCACCTGCACTACAAGCACCAGCAAACCCAGGAGTATCTGCAGGAGCTGGACAGCATGCACAAGGTGGTGCTAGAG GTCCCAGATGAGGTCACATTGACCGGTCTAGCGGAGACATTGAAGGCGGCCAATATTGACCATAAACTGTGGATTGAGCAGCCGGAGAACATCCCGACCTGTATCGCCCTCAGACCTTACCCCAAAGAAGAAGTTCATCGCTACCTGAAGAAGTTTAAGCTTCTGAAGTGA